Genomic DNA from Capsicum annuum cultivar UCD-10X-F1 unplaced genomic scaffold, UCD10Xv1.1 ctg2002, whole genome shotgun sequence:
CATCTATCCAAGTATCTTGCTGAACGGATATTTCCATTAGAGACTCATCATGAGATTCTTCAGAATGTGTCTGGCAACATGAAAGATTTCCATGGGCTGATAGTGAATGGTTGCATTGAGCACGAGATTGTTCAGTATGTGTTGCCTCAGTTTCAATTCATGGCTGAGAGAGTTGGACTCTTCCTTTGGCATGATCGACTTGATGGAGACTCTCAACTCTTCAAGCTAGCACATCTACTCATGAAGATTATTCCAATTGAACTGGGGAGATGATGCAAATATGTTATACAAATTTGAAAGCTTCACCATCAGAAGAAATTGAACGCTTCATTAACCAGCTCCTTGAAACCTTTCCGGAAGTTCTGAGAGAATATCTGATTCATCTACAAGAGcacatggtaactgttattaccGTAAGCACTTCAGGGGCTCGAAGCATTCATGTCATGATAGAGTTCCTATTGATTATTCTTACTGATATGCCCAAGGAAATTATTCATCATGACAAACTATTTGATCTTTTGGCACGTGTTGGAGCACTTATCAGGGAGGTATCAACTCTTGTTCATGacttagaagaaaaatcaaggaaTGAAGAGAGTACCGATGGAAAAAGTCGTGCAACTCTAGACTTGCTGGAAAATATTCAACTCCTCAAAGAAGATCTCGAACATGTTTATTTGAAAGCGCCAGACTCATCTCAATGGTGCTTCCCCATGAGCGATGGACCTCTCTTCATGCATCTGCTGCACAGACACCTAAATGATTTGCTATATTCCAATGCTTATTCAATTGCATTGATAAAGGAAGAAATTGGGCTGGTGAAGGAAGACCTAGAATTCATAAGATCGTTCTTCGGCAATGTTGAGCAAGGATTGTATAAAGATCTATGGGCACATGCTTTAGATGTAGCATATGAggctaaagatgtcatcaattcAATTATCGTAAGAGATAATGGTCTGTTACATCTTATTTTCTCACTTTCCATCACAATAAAAAAGATTAGCCTTATCAAAGAAGATGTCTCCAATTTACTTGAGAAGATTCCCAAGAACAAGAGCCTCGTTGTTGTAAACGCTCCCGAGAATCCACTTGAGAGAAAGTCATTGACAAGTGGTAAAATTATTGTAGGTTTTAAGGAGGAGACAAACTGGTTAATTACTAAGCTCACCAGTGGACCGAAGTTGAGAAAGGAAGTAGAATTCT
This window encodes:
- the LOC124890554 gene encoding LOW QUALITY PROTEIN: uncharacterized protein LOC124890554 (The sequence of the model RefSeq protein was modified relative to this genomic sequence to represent the inferred CDS: deleted 2 bases in 1 codon; added 46 bases not found in genome assembly), with amino-acid sequence MEKQVEIEKGKANNFEMLFSALRKDVVNVLDFMERLKNEEDQNAVDVYLIERVRLELAFICTYVQLSYSDLEQFEVVMSYSRQRVDNLLRPILNDMDHVLPNLMGNIDGCISSCYRSTSSATMTDEQLNFLLLNLHHLSKYLAERIFPLETHHEILQNVSGNMKDFHGLIVNGCIEHEIVQYVLPQFQFMAERVGLFLWHDRLDGDSQLFKLAHLLMKIIPIELEMMQICYTNLKASPSEEIERFINQLLETFPEVLREYLIHLQEHMVTVITVSTSGARSIHVMIEFLLIILTDMPKEIIHHDKLFDLLARVGALIREVSTLVHDLEEKSRNEESTDGKSRATLDLLENIQLLKEDLEHVYLKAPDSSQWCFPMSDGPLFMHLLHRHLNDLLYSNAYSIALIKEEIGLVKEDLEFIRSFFGNVEQGLYKDLWAHALDVAYEAKDVINSIIVRDNGLLHLIFSLSITIKKISLIKEDVSNLLEKIPKNKSLVVVNAPENPLERKSLTSGKIIVGFKEETNWLITKLTSGPKLRKEVEFF